The proteins below are encoded in one region of Flavobacterium sp. IMCC34852:
- a CDS encoding OmpH family outer membrane protein has protein sequence MKRLKSLLIATVLFLGTSQTISAQAKTAHVDVNEIISKMPAMLDAQKQLEKLSATYDAEYKTMAQEYQTKVDKYEKEAGTVGDAVNQTRQAEVQDLVKRITDYRDNAQKELQKKESDLVKPLMDKIKASITKVGKAKGYQYVLNLADLLLADGPDLTADVKKDLGF, from the coding sequence ATGAAACGATTGAAATCATTACTAATAGCTACTGTATTGTTTTTAGGAACAAGCCAAACCATCAGTGCTCAAGCTAAAACTGCACATGTAGATGTAAATGAAATTATTTCTAAAATGCCGGCGATGTTAGATGCCCAAAAGCAATTGGAAAAATTGAGCGCCACTTATGATGCGGAATACAAAACTATGGCTCAGGAATATCAAACCAAAGTTGATAAATACGAAAAAGAAGCCGGTACTGTAGGAGATGCTGTGAATCAAACCCGTCAAGCGGAAGTACAAGATTTAGTAAAAAGAATCACTGATTACAGAGATAACGCTCAAAAAGAGTTGCAAAAGAAAGAATCTGATCTGGTAAAACCTTTGATGGATAAAATCAAAGCTTCTATTACTAAAGTAGGTAAAGCCAAAGGATACCAATACGTTTTAAACTTAGCTGATTTATTACTAGCTGACGGTCCGGATTTAACTGCCGATGTTAAAAAAGACTTAGGTTTCTAA
- the murI gene encoding glutamate racemase, producing the protein MTNNNPIGLFDSGIGGTSIWKEIYDVLPNEDTIYLADSKNAPYGQKSKEEIIQLSIKNTEFLLNQNAKIIVVACNTATTNAIKELRAKYDVPFIGIEPAIKPAALNSEKHIIGILATQGTLNSELFHQTAEKYQNTKIIEQIGHGLVGLIENGEINSPEMNHLLHTYLEPMIEANIDYLVLGCSHYPYLIPQIKKILPNHIKIIDSGEAVARQTKKVLIESVGLSDKSKKGKALFYSNSNPKVLDDILQNKYEVIRKDF; encoded by the coding sequence ATGACTAACAACAACCCCATAGGCCTTTTTGACTCCGGAATTGGTGGCACATCCATTTGGAAAGAAATCTATGATGTACTACCAAACGAAGACACTATTTATCTGGCCGACAGTAAAAATGCACCCTATGGCCAAAAATCAAAAGAAGAAATCATCCAATTAAGCATAAAAAATACCGAGTTTCTTCTCAACCAAAATGCCAAAATTATTGTGGTAGCTTGCAACACCGCAACCACCAACGCCATCAAAGAATTACGTGCCAAATATGATGTTCCCTTTATCGGAATAGAACCGGCCATCAAACCCGCAGCTCTCAATTCAGAAAAACATATCATCGGAATTTTAGCCACTCAAGGTACTTTAAACAGTGAATTATTCCACCAAACTGCCGAAAAATATCAAAACACCAAAATCATTGAGCAAATCGGCCACGGCTTAGTTGGTCTTATAGAAAATGGGGAAATCAATTCCCCTGAAATGAATCACCTATTGCATACTTATTTAGAGCCTATGATTGAAGCCAATATCGACTATCTCGTCTTAGGATGCAGCCATTACCCTTATCTTATCCCACAAATCAAAAAAATACTCCCAAATCACATTAAAATCATTGATTCAGGGGAAGCAGTAGCCCGCCAAACTAAAAAAGTTTTAATAGAAAGTGTCGGATTAAGTGATAAATCTAAAAAAGGGAAAGCTCTTTTCTATTCTAATTCAAATCCAAAAGTTTTGGATGATATTCTCCAAAATAAATACGAAGTAATAAGGAAAGATTTCTAG
- a CDS encoding gamma carbonic anhydrase family protein: MVIKSVKGKHPQIPKDCYVAENATIVGDVILGSSCSVWFNAVIRGDVHFIKIGNKVNIQDGAIIHCTYQKHPTIIGNNVSIGHNAIVHGCTIHDNVLIGMGAIVMDNCVVESNSIIAAGAVVTQNTVVESGTIYAGVPAKKVKDINQSDFAGEIERISNNYVMYSSWFKDE; the protein is encoded by the coding sequence ATGGTCATAAAATCTGTTAAAGGTAAGCATCCACAAATTCCAAAGGATTGTTATGTAGCTGAAAATGCCACCATTGTTGGGGATGTTATTTTGGGTAGTTCTTGTAGTGTTTGGTTCAATGCCGTCATTCGCGGGGATGTTCATTTTATAAAAATTGGCAATAAAGTCAATATTCAGGATGGTGCTATCATTCATTGTACTTATCAAAAACATCCGACGATTATTGGTAATAATGTTTCAATTGGGCACAATGCGATTGTTCATGGTTGTACTATACACGATAATGTATTGATTGGTATGGGTGCTATTGTGATGGACAATTGTGTGGTGGAAAGTAATTCGATAATTGCTGCCGGCGCTGTGGTTACTCAAAATACCGTGGTGGAATCGGGGACGATTTATGCCGGTGTTCCGGCTAAGAAGGTAAAAGATATTAATCAGTCTGACTTTGCCGGAGAGATTGAGCGTATTTCTAACAATTACGTGATGTATTCGAGTTGGTTTAAAGACGAATAA
- a CDS encoding PorP/SprF family type IX secretion system membrane protein, whose amino-acid sequence MNFRRFCLLALLFLSQISISQEGLPVYSDYLSDNYYLLHPSMAGASNCAKLRLTARQQWFGQEDAPALQTLSFNGSLGERSGGGIIVFNDKNGYHSQTGMKLTYAHHLMFSRDRVDLNQLSFGMSAGFVQSNLDQSTFYTNDPTYDPLIFPSMQRASYFNVDIGASYNFLDFYVHATVKNALASDRKLYSDREPVNLRRFILNSGYTFGDEETILWEPSFMFQLVTQTQEKTIDLNIKAYKELDFGRLWGGISYRRSLDGAQFVEGNAVSDQKMQYVTPIIGVNFKNYVFSYTYSHLLGNVNFDTGGFHQITLGINLFCKAEKYHCNCPAIN is encoded by the coding sequence ATGAATTTTAGAAGATTTTGTTTATTAGCATTACTTTTTTTATCACAAATTTCAATTTCTCAAGAAGGATTACCTGTTTATTCTGATTATTTATCAGACAACTATTACTTACTTCATCCTTCGATGGCAGGAGCTTCCAATTGTGCAAAATTAAGATTGACCGCCAGACAACAATGGTTTGGACAAGAAGATGCACCGGCGTTACAAACATTGAGTTTCAACGGTTCATTAGGAGAAAGATCTGGAGGAGGAATTATTGTTTTTAATGATAAAAACGGGTATCACTCTCAAACCGGGATGAAATTAACCTATGCCCACCATTTAATGTTTTCTCGTGACAGGGTTGACTTAAACCAACTATCATTTGGGATGAGTGCCGGTTTTGTACAGAGTAATTTAGATCAAAGTACTTTTTATACGAATGACCCAACTTATGATCCGTTAATTTTCCCATCAATGCAGAGAGCTTCTTATTTTAACGTTGACATTGGAGCTTCTTATAATTTCCTTGATTTTTATGTTCATGCAACGGTAAAAAATGCTTTGGCCAGTGATAGAAAATTATACTCTGACAGAGAACCTGTTAATCTTAGACGATTTATTTTGAATTCGGGTTATACTTTTGGTGATGAGGAAACTATTCTTTGGGAACCTTCTTTTATGTTCCAATTGGTTACCCAAACTCAAGAGAAAACCATTGATTTAAATATCAAGGCTTACAAAGAATTAGATTTTGGGCGATTATGGGGCGGCATATCTTATAGAAGAAGCCTTGACGGAGCACAATTCGTTGAGGGAAATGCGGTGTCTGATCAAAAAATGCAATATGTGACTCCTATTATTGGAGTTAATTTTAAGAATTATGTATTCTCCTATACTTACTCTCATTTATTGGGTAACGTAAATTTTGATACCGGAGGTTTTCACCAAATTACTTTAGGAATTAATTTATTCTGTAAAGCGGAGAAATACCACTGTAATTGTCCGGCAATTAATTAA
- a CDS encoding choice-of-anchor L domain-containing protein, which produces MKRILLFIPIFLLTFKSLSQPITVDNSTYTVPQLVQDVLFASGSVGSSCVGTISNITWSTGSGASNGTSFGSSNGIGYFQNTNPNFPLTSGVILSTGNAMSAPGPNTTTLSDGSNAWPGDTTLFNYITGLGIDPGLTDYNNATVLEFDFTPLTNQMSFDFLFASEEYGTFQCAYSDSFAFFLTNVTAGTATTNLALVPSTTTPISVVTIRDDAHNGNCASANPSYFATFNGGANAANSATNFNGETVLMTATSVVIPNNVYHIKLVIADRNDNSYDSAVFLGGGSFDIGSASLAGIDEFDGIDDFTGPNAICGSETLTIQAGATSIVGATYAWTFGGNPIPGANSFTYTITQEGDYCVTITYPSGCEQTDCLVVEYIPSLAIGTPNDLTVCVPPFNLEDNTPVIVNGLSNTVTYHHSLFDAQQLASPITNTTSYNGYNGEIIYAALEDDMTGCITTTQFTLYISPALCAEPNPFTPPNLTLCESSFGSGTAIFDFTPQTPLVLGSTYNAADYTVTYHLNQTDADNDAAAISPINAFSGTNGQTIFVRLEENADPTSFGTTSFQLFVNPLPTATISGSTAICYGTSTGITFNGTPNTIVTYNIDSNPNQTVTLNGSGTASVVTPNLTASSTYTLVSVLNPATNCSQLITGSATVTINPLPTVTISGTTSICSGTTSVISFNGTPNAIVTYNSDSNPSQTITLNAAGNASVTTPILTVSSTYNLISVQNPTTNCAQPQSGSAVVTVNPLPTATISGTATVCSGDTVTISFSGTPNAVVTYNVNSGTNQTIALNGNGNAVFTSAPLSASTTYNLVSVTNPSTTCSQTQTVSAVITVNTAPVINTPADYVVCDDSNNNDGFNCNFDLNTIINQVNGGNPNIVVTFHETLTNSQTGANPLVSPYCNIDPGLQTIYVRAYNNGSPACYSNTTFNLIVNPLPLANPVITDYELCDYANPGDGIEVFTLNSKDAEIANGQTNVTIGYYLTQSDAQTQTSPLPNLYTNISNPQEIWINISNNTTGCSSVSSFNLVVNPLPSATTPDPIFQCSNGATTQALFDLTINEGVVTAGNTSLVSVTYYNSLLAAQNESSPIVTPSTYTGTDNEIVYIRVEDNVTGCYSTTTQLLRVTQGPIAVTPQALHYCDPNNDGFGVFDLASATAEIAGGVWPLTGVSISYYETQTDALIGAVPSLASPYDNINPWTQTIYVRVFYTLTGCANYVELQLIVDPTPEATEPDDYALCDYTGQTGFESFDLTTTIPQVLGSIDPTTVTVTFHTTFANAQDDANAIGGVTNYINQTQWNQTVYVRVEFNTTGCYDIVELDLIVNPLPNATQPNYAQYTLCDYNGSIGFETFDLASQVAAVLLGQTGMSVTFYPSLTDAENDTNAINVSHPDLQYPNQIIYVQTLGIRITNSITGCYSISTMDIRVVPLPTPIPPTAPFTICDENQDGFSGFDLTSLTTDILQGAPYILTFHETLTDAQQGNTPIDTSVLYNNINPFVQILYVRAVDPLTGCWSVIPIELNVNPSPIAPVDLDDIVVCDDDNNTQDAITSIDLTVNTASILAQQPLAASNYTVEYYTSQTAAQDGIAPIMNVTNYTAMNNQTIWVRVEDNTTGCFNIGSFDVIINIPLLLTTPAPLSVCDNDTDPNNQYHSFDLTVKDAEITQGLSGYTVTYYPSLSEAQAGGATTITDFTAYTNIFPAVQTLGVLVTSAAGCQSITTLDIRVLPVPTPNTDPNPLAPLCDDNNPGDMVEVFDVTVNAAYIINGATNVTLTYYTNEADAHAAQFPIADPTQALVGDNVWIRVENNQVDYLGNNCYVLVEQPLTVNPLPEVIQPLAPYRMCDDNTDGIAQFDLTNPILATAILGANQSPADFTITYYLTAAGANPFTNTGETPLVSPYTNITADAQDIYIRVVNNATGCVNATGVLTLAVEEYATATGAQEFSQCDDYNDPYDGVFQLDLTQFNTAILNGQDPAVFLISYYHSQADAEAGINAIPLAEAQAYITQPDTDQIWVKVENSSNSIVPFCYALTTIDIEIERYPNPVIDTQNDVTTICVDFTTGEVVRPLVLESGIVNASDYTFEWYEDGNLIVGATGSTYTVNTSSPTGATRNYHVRVISNSDLLCETTSADFPVIQSGQAVIASGTVGYTVTNAFTDSQIITVTVEGWGTYEYSLDDGPRQSSNIFEGVSLGEHVIHVWDTEGGVAFSCEELTIMDVQVIDYPLYFTPNGDGIHDTWNIVGLDGQPNAKIYIFDRYGKLLKQISSDGDGWDGTYNGKPLPSTDYWFSVEYLEQTAAKQFRAHFSLKR; this is translated from the coding sequence GGATTGACAGATTATAATAACGCAACGGTTTTAGAGTTTGATTTTACACCGTTGACCAATCAGATGAGTTTTGATTTCCTCTTTGCTTCTGAGGAATATGGGACGTTTCAATGTGCCTATTCAGATTCATTTGCCTTCTTTTTGACCAATGTTACAGCAGGAACGGCCACTACAAATTTGGCATTAGTACCCAGTACCACGACACCTATTTCTGTAGTAACCATCCGCGATGATGCGCACAATGGAAATTGTGCTTCTGCCAATCCAAGTTATTTCGCAACTTTTAACGGTGGTGCTAATGCAGCCAATTCTGCAACTAATTTTAATGGTGAAACGGTACTTATGACAGCTACTTCTGTGGTTATTCCTAATAATGTTTATCACATAAAATTAGTGATTGCCGATAGAAATGACAATTCATACGATTCAGCGGTTTTTCTTGGTGGCGGTAGTTTTGATATTGGTTCAGCCAGTTTGGCCGGAATAGATGAGTTTGACGGGATTGATGATTTTACAGGTCCAAATGCTATTTGTGGTTCGGAAACATTAACGATTCAAGCAGGAGCCACTTCCATAGTTGGAGCTACTTATGCTTGGACATTTGGAGGGAATCCGATTCCGGGAGCAAATTCTTTTACTTACACTATTACCCAAGAGGGAGATTATTGTGTTACAATCACTTATCCTAGTGGTTGTGAACAAACAGATTGTTTGGTTGTAGAATATATTCCTTCTTTGGCAATTGGTACTCCTAATGATTTGACTGTTTGTGTGCCGCCTTTTAATTTAGAGGATAATACGCCGGTAATCGTGAATGGATTGAGTAATACTGTAACATATCACCATTCTCTATTTGATGCCCAGCAATTGGCTTCACCAATAACCAATACGACAAGTTATAATGGATATAACGGTGAAATAATTTATGCCGCTCTTGAAGATGATATGACAGGTTGTATCACAACAACGCAATTTACTCTTTATATCTCACCTGCTTTGTGTGCAGAGCCTAATCCTTTTACGCCGCCTAATTTAACTTTGTGCGAAAGCAGTTTCGGAAGCGGTACGGCAATTTTTGATTTTACACCACAGACACCATTGGTATTAGGTTCAACTTACAATGCGGCCGATTACACGGTGACTTATCATTTGAATCAAACGGATGCAGACAACGATGCAGCAGCAATTAGCCCGATAAATGCTTTTAGTGGAACCAATGGCCAAACAATTTTTGTGAGATTAGAAGAAAATGCAGATCCAACCAGTTTTGGGACTACTAGTTTTCAATTGTTTGTTAATCCATTACCAACAGCAACCATATCAGGTTCTACGGCAATTTGTTATGGTACTTCGACAGGCATTACTTTTAACGGTACGCCAAATACTATTGTGACTTATAATATCGACTCTAATCCTAATCAAACAGTCACTTTAAATGGTTCCGGTACTGCTTCGGTAGTTACGCCTAATCTTACTGCCAGCTCGACTTATACCTTAGTAAGTGTTTTGAATCCTGCAACGAATTGTTCTCAATTGATAACCGGTTCAGCAACTGTAACCATAAATCCTTTACCAACGGTGACCATTTCAGGAACAACTTCGATTTGTTCAGGAACAACTTCGGTTATTTCTTTTAATGGTACACCAAATGCAATTGTTACTTACAATTCGGATTCCAATCCAAGTCAAACCATAACTTTAAATGCAGCAGGTAATGCATCAGTGACCACTCCGATTTTAACGGTTTCTTCGACCTATAATTTGATTAGTGTTCAAAATCCGACAACAAACTGTGCCCAGCCACAGTCCGGATCCGCAGTAGTTACAGTGAATCCATTGCCAACAGCTACGATATCCGGAACAGCTACAGTATGTTCAGGGGATACAGTTACTATTTCATTTAGTGGTACACCAAATGCTGTTGTGACTTACAATGTCAACTCGGGCACAAATCAAACTATTGCCTTGAATGGTAACGGGAATGCTGTCTTTACTTCGGCACCTTTGTCAGCGTCAACAACTTATAATTTAGTTAGTGTTACAAATCCCTCAACTACTTGTTCTCAAACACAAACCGTTTCTGCGGTGATTACTGTAAACACAGCGCCGGTAATCAATACTCCGGCTGATTACGTGGTTTGTGATGATAGTAACAACAATGATGGTTTTAATTGTAATTTCGATTTGAATACTATAATCAACCAAGTGAATGGGGGAAATCCTAATATTGTAGTTACTTTCCATGAAACGTTGACCAATTCACAAACCGGTGCTAATCCATTGGTTAGTCCGTATTGTAATATTGATCCGGGATTGCAAACTATTTATGTAAGAGCTTACAATAACGGTTCGCCGGCATGTTATAGTAATACCACATTTAATTTAATTGTCAACCCACTACCATTAGCCAATCCGGTGATTACGGATTATGAGTTGTGTGATTACGCCAATCCGGGCGATGGTATTGAAGTGTTTACTTTGAATAGTAAAGATGCAGAGATTGCCAATGGTCAGACCAATGTTACCATAGGATATTATTTGACTCAGAGTGATGCTCAGACTCAAACGAGTCCGCTACCGAACTTGTACACTAACATTAGTAATCCGCAAGAGATTTGGATAAACATCAGTAATAATACCACAGGGTGTAGTTCGGTGAGTTCGTTTAATTTGGTGGTAAATCCTTTGCCATCGGCGACTACACCGGATCCTATCTTCCAATGTAGTAACGGAGCCACGACACAGGCTTTGTTTGATTTGACCATAAATGAAGGCGTTGTTACAGCAGGGAATACTTCACTAGTTAGTGTTACGTATTATAACTCTTTGCTTGCGGCCCAAAATGAGTCAAGTCCGATAGTTACCCCAAGTACATATACCGGAACAGATAACGAGATAGTTTATATCAGAGTAGAGGATAATGTTACGGGTTGTTATTCAACCACTACGCAATTATTAAGAGTAACCCAAGGCCCTATTGCCGTTACTCCACAAGCGTTGCATTATTGTGATCCTAATAATGACGGATTTGGCGTGTTTGATTTAGCCTCAGCCACTGCAGAAATAGCCGGAGGCGTTTGGCCACTAACGGGAGTTTCGATAAGTTATTACGAAACCCAGACCGATGCTTTGATAGGCGCAGTACCATCACTTGCGAGTCCTTATGACAATATCAATCCATGGACACAGACGATTTATGTCAGAGTGTTTTATACCTTGACCGGTTGTGCCAATTATGTTGAATTACAATTAATAGTTGACCCAACCCCTGAGGCGACTGAGCCGGATGATTATGCGCTTTGTGATTACACAGGCCAGACTGGTTTTGAGAGTTTTGATTTAACTACAACGATACCACAGGTTTTAGGGTCTATTGATCCTACTACGGTTACGGTTACTTTCCATACGACTTTTGCCAATGCGCAAGACGATGCTAATGCTATTGGCGGTGTGACGAATTACATCAACCAAACGCAGTGGAACCAAACAGTGTATGTTAGAGTAGAATTTAATACCACAGGTTGTTATGACATAGTGGAGTTAGACTTGATAGTGAATCCGCTACCGAATGCTACCCAGCCTAATTATGCTCAATACACTTTGTGTGATTACAATGGCTCGATAGGTTTTGAGACTTTTGATTTGGCTTCTCAAGTAGCTGCTGTTTTATTAGGTCAGACGGGAATGTCGGTAACTTTCTATCCGAGTTTGACAGATGCAGAGAATGATACCAATGCGATCAATGTTTCTCATCCTGATTTACAGTATCCGAACCAAATTATTTATGTACAGACTTTAGGTATTCGTATCACCAATAGCATCACCGGATGTTACAGCATCTCTACGATGGATATCAGAGTAGTTCCATTGCCAACACCAATTCCGCCAACAGCGCCTTTCACGATTTGTGATGAGAATCAAGATGGCTTTTCCGGATTTGATTTGACGAGCTTAACAACGGACATTTTACAAGGTGCACCCTATATTTTGACTTTCCATGAGACCTTAACCGATGCACAACAGGGTAATACCCCAATTGACACGAGTGTTCTTTATAACAATATCAATCCTTTTGTACAAATATTATACGTAAGAGCAGTTGATCCTTTAACGGGATGTTGGAGCGTTATTCCAATAGAACTAAACGTTAACCCAAGTCCAATAGCCCCGGTTGATTTAGATGACATTGTAGTTTGTGATGATGATAACAATACCCAAGATGCCATTACCAGTATTGATTTGACTGTCAATACAGCTAGTATCTTGGCCCAACAACCTTTGGCTGCAAGTAATTATACTGTTGAGTATTACACCTCTCAAACGGCTGCTCAGGATGGAATTGCCCCGATTATGAATGTGACCAATTATACGGCTATGAACAACCAAACTATTTGGGTTAGAGTAGAAGATAATACCACGGGTTGTTTCAATATAGGTTCATTTGATGTTATCATCAATATTCCATTGTTACTAACCACACCTGCACCACTGAGTGTTTGTGATAATGATACCGATCCGAATAATCAATACCACAGTTTTGATTTAACGGTAAAAGATGCTGAGATCACCCAAGGATTATCAGGTTATACAGTAACGTATTACCCATCATTATCAGAAGCCCAAGCCGGAGGAGCAACCACCATAACAGATTTTACGGCTTATACCAATATATTTCCGGCGGTTCAAACCTTAGGCGTTTTGGTAACCAGCGCAGCGGGTTGTCAAAGCATTACGACTTTAGACATTAGAGTATTACCGGTACCAACACCGAACACCGACCCGAATCCTTTAGCACCACTATGTGATGACAACAATCCGGGAGATATGGTTGAAGTTTTTGATGTAACGGTAAATGCGGCTTATATCATTAACGGCGCCACGAATGTTACCTTGACTTACTATACCAATGAGGCAGATGCTCATGCTGCTCAGTTCCCGATAGCCGACCCGACTCAGGCTTTGGTAGGCGATAATGTTTGGATTAGAGTAGAGAACAACCAAGTGGATTATTTGGGTAATAACTGTTATGTATTGGTGGAACAACCCTTAACGGTTAATCCTTTACCTGAAGTCATCCAACCTTTGGCACCATACAGAATGTGTGATGACAATACCGACGGTATTGCACAGTTTGATTTGACCAACCCAATCTTGGCCACCGCCATTTTGGGTGCGAACCAAAGCCCGGCTGATTTTACCATTACGTATTACCTCACGGCAGCAGGAGCCAATCCGTTTACCAATACGGGAGAGACACCACTGGTGTCACCATATACTAATATTACGGCAGATGCTCAAGATATTTACATCAGAGTAGTGAACAATGCTACAGGTTGTGTTAATGCAACGGGAGTACTGACTTTGGCAGTGGAGGAATATGCTACGGCAACAGGAGCGCAAGAGTTTTCACAATGTGATGATTACAACGACCCATATGATGGGGTATTCCAATTGGATTTAACGCAATTCAACACGGCTATTCTCAACGGACAAGACCCGGCTGTTTTCTTGATTAGTTACTACCACAGTCAGGCTGATGCAGAGGCAGGGATTAATGCTATCCCACTGGCGGAAGCACAAGCTTATATTACCCAACCCGATACGGATCAGATTTGGGTTAAGGTAGAGAACAGCAGCAATAGCATTGTACCATTCTGTTATGCACTGACCACTATTGATATAGAGATAGAGCGTTACCCTAATCCGGTTATTGATACCCAGAATGATGTCACTACGATATGTGTTGACTTCACCACGGGAGAAGTGGTAAGACCACTGGTTTTAGAGAGTGGTATTGTCAACGCTTCGGATTATACTTTTGAGTGGTATGAGGATGGCAACTTAATTGTAGGTGCTACGGGTTCAACGTATACGGTAAACACTTCTTCACCAACGGGTGCTACCAGAAACTACCATGTACGAGTGATAAGCAATAGTGATTTATTGTGTGAGACTACCTCGGCAGACTTCCCGGTGATACAATCAGGACAGGCGGTTATAGCGTCAGGGACAGTAGGTTATACGGTAACCAATGCCTTTACGGATAGTCAAATTATTACGGTTACTGTTGAAGGTTGGGGAACGTATGAATACAGTTTGGATGACGGCCCAAGACAATCGAGCAATATCTTTGAAGGGGTTTCTTTAGGTGAGCATGTGATACATGTTTGGGATACCGAAGGAGGAGTAGCGTTTAGTTGTGAAGAGCTGACAATAATGGATGTTCAGGTAATTGATTATCCGCTTTATTTTACACCAAACGGAGACGGTATCCACGATACATGGAATATTGTTGGGTTGGATGGACAACCTAACGCAAAAATTTATATATTTGACCGCTATGGAAAATTACTGAAACAAATTAGTTCAGATGGAGACGGTTGGGACGGAACCTACAACGGAAAACCCTTACCATCAACTGATTACTGGTTTAGTGTGGAATATTTAGAACAAACCGCAGCCAAACAATTTAGAGCCCATTTCTCATTAAAAAGATAG